A genomic segment from Conger conger chromosome 2, fConCon1.1, whole genome shotgun sequence encodes:
- the LOC133112065 gene encoding deleted in malignant brain tumors 1 protein-like isoform X3, which produces MVISGAALLLLLLSAILTNGPASAQVASGQVRLVNGEGQCSGRVEIYNDGQWGTVCDDTWDLNDAEVVCRQVGCGSAQAAPGSAHSGQGSGPIWLDDVSCSGSESSLSQCQHSGFGSHNCGHHEDASVVCSAGAQVRLVNGEGQCSGRVEIYNDGEWGTVCDDSWDLNDAEVVCRQVGCGSAQAAPGSAHSGQGSGPIWLDDVSCSGSESSLSQCQHSGFGSHNCIHQEDAAVVCSAGAQVRLVNGEGQCSGRVEIYNDGEWGTVCDDSWDLNDAEVVCRQVGCGSAQAAPGSAHSGQGSGPIWLDDVSCSGNESSLSQCQHSGFGSHNCIHQEDAAVVCSAGAQVRLVNGEGQCSGRVEIYNDGEWGTVCDDSWDLNDAEVVCRQVGCGSAQAAPGSAHSGQGSGPIWLDDVSCSGNESSLSQCQHSGFGSHNCIHQEDAAVVCSAGAQVRLVGGDDQCSGRVEIYNDGQWGTVCDDSWDLNDAEVVCRQVGCSSAQAAPGSAHSGQGSGPIWLDDVRCSGSESSLSQCQHSGFGSHNCGHHEDAAVVCSAGAQVRLVNGEGQCSGRVEIYNDGEWGTVCDDSWDLNDAEVVCRQVGCGSAQAAPGSAHSGQGSGPIWLDDVRCSGNESSLSQCQHSGFGSHNCIHQEDAAVVCSAGAQVRLVGGDDQCSGRVEIYNDGQWGTVCDDSWDLNDAEVVCRQVGCGSAQAAPGSAHSGQGSGPIWLDDVSCSGSESSLSQCQHSGFGSHNCGHHEDAAVVCSAGAQVRLVNGEGQCSGRVEIYNDGEWGTVCDDSWDLNDAEVVCRQVGCGSAQAAPGSAHSGQGSGPIWLDDVSCSGSESSLSQCQHSGFGSHNCGHHEDAAVVCSAGAQVRLVNGEGQCSGRVEIYNDGEWGTVCDDSWDLNDAEVVCRQVGCGSAQAAPGSAHSGQGSGPIWLDDVSCSGNESSLSQCQHSGFGSHNCIHQEDAAVVCSAGAQVRLVGGDDQCSGRVEIYNDGQWGTVCDDSWDLNDAEVVCRQVGCGSAQAAPGSAHSGQGSGPIWLDDVSCSGSESSLSQCQHSGFGSHNCGHHEDAAVVCSAGAQVRLVNGEGQCSGRVEIYNDGEWGTVCDDFWDLNDAEVVCRQVGCGSAQAAPGSAHSGQGSGPIWLDDVSCSGSESSLSQCQHSGFGSHNCIHQEDAAVVCSAGAQVRLVNGYDQCSGRVEIYNDGEWGTVCDDSWDLNDAEVVCRQVGCGSAQAAPGSAHSGQGSGPIWLDDVSCSGSESSLSQCQHPGFGIHDCGHHEDVAVVCSGDMAG; this is translated from the exons ATGGTGATCTCAGGAGCTGCACTATTACTCCTATTGCTGTCGGCCATTTTAACTAATGGCCCAG CCAGTGCCCAGGTTGCCAGTGGCCAGGTCAGACTGGTGAATGGAGAGGGTCAGTGCTCTGGCAGGGTGGAGATCTACAAtgatggccagtggggaacagtgtgtgatgacacCTGGGACCTAAAcgatgctgaggtggtgtgtagacaggtgggctgtggcagtgctcaggctgctccaggcagtgcccactctggacagggcagcggaccaatctggttggatgatgtgagctgttctggaagtgAATCCTCCCTGTCACAGTGCCAGCACTCTGGGTTTGGGTCTCACAACTGTGGTCATCATGAAGATGCTTCGGTGGTTTGCTCtg CCGGTGCCCAAGTCAGACTGGTGAATGGAGAGGGTCAGTGCTCTGGCAGGGTGGAGATCTACAATGATGGCGagtggggaacagtgtgtgatgactcctgggacctaaacgatgctgaggtggtgtgtagacaggtgggctgtggcagtgctcaggctgctccaggcagtgcccactctggacagggcagcgggcccatctggttggatgatgtgagctgttctggaagtgAATCCTCCCTGTCACAGTGCCAGCACTCTGGGTTTGGGTCTCACAACTGTATTCACCAGGAAGATGCTGCTGTGGTTTGCTCtg CCGGTGCCCAAGTCAGACTGGTGAATGGAGAGGGTCAGTGCTCTGGCAGGGTGGAGATCTACAATGATGGCGagtggggaacagtgtgtgatgactcctgggacctaaacgatgctgaggtggtgtgtagacaggtgggctgtggcagtgctcaggctgctccaggcagtgcccactctggacagggcagcgggcccatctggttggatgatgtgagctgttctggaaacGAATCCTCCCTGTCACAGTGCCAGCACTCTGGGTTTGGGTCTCACAATTGTATTCACCAGGAAGATGCTGCTGTGGTTTGCTCtg CCGGTGCCCAAGTCAGACTGGTGAATGGAGAGGGTCAGTGCTCTGGCAGGGTGGAGATCTACAATGATGGCGagtggggaacagtgtgtgatgactcctgggacctaaacgatgctgaggtggtgtgtagacaggtgggctgtggcagtgctcaggctgctccaggcagtgcccactctggacagggcagcgggcccatctggttggatgatgtgagctgttctggaaacGAATCCTCCCTGTCACAGTGCCAGCACTCTGGGTTTGGGTCTCACAATTGTATTCACCAGGAAGATGCTGCTGTGGTTTGCTCtg CCGGTGCCCAGGTCAGACTGGTGGGTGGAGATGAtcagtgctctggcagagtagagatctacaatgatggccagtggggaacagtgtgtgatgactcctgggacctaaacgatgctgaggtggtgtgtagacaggtgggctgtagcagtgctcaggctgctccaggcagtgcccactctggacagggcagcgggcccatctggttggatgatgtgaggTGTTCTGGAAGTGAATCCTCCCTGTCACAGTGCCAGCACTCTGGGTTTGGGTCTCACAACTGTGGTCATCATGAAGATGCTGCGGTGGTTTGCTCTG CCGGTGCCCAAGTCAGACTGGTGAATGGAGAGGGTCAGTGCTCTGGTAGGGTGGAGATCTACAATGATGGCGagtggggaacagtgtgtgatgactcctgggacctaaacgatgctgaggtggtgtgtagacaggtgggctgtggcagtgctcaggctgctccaggcagtgcccactctggacagggcagcgggcccatctggttggatgatgtgaggTGTTCTGGAAACGAATCCTCCCTGTCACAGTGCCAGCACTCTGGGTTTGGGTCTCACAACTGTATTCACCAGGAAGATGCTGCTGTGGTTTGCTCtg CCGGTGCCCAGGTCAGACTGGTGGGTGGAGATGAtcagtgctctggcagagtagagatctacaatgatggccagtggggaacagtgtgtgatgactcctgggacctaaacgatgctgaggtggtgtgtagacaggtgggctgtggcagtgctcaggctgctccaggcagtgcccactctggacagggcagcgggcccatctggttggatgatgtgagctgttctggaagtgAATCCTCCCTGTCACAGTGCCAGCACTCTGGGTTTGGGTCTCACAACTGTGGACATCATGAAGATGCTGCGGTGGTTTGCTCtg CCGGTGCCCAAGTCAGACTGGTGAATGGAGAGGGTCAGTGCTCTGGCAGGGTGGAGATCTACAATGATGGCGagtggggaacagtgtgtgatgactcctgggacctaaacgatgctgaggtggtgtgtagacaggttggctgtggcagtgctcaggctgctccaggcagtgcccactctggacagggcagcgggcccatctggttggatgatgtgagctgttctggaagtgAATCCTCCCTGTCACAGTGCCAGCACTCTGGGTTTGGGTCTCACAACTGTGGACATCATGAAGATGCTGCGGTGGTTTGCTCtg CCGGTGCCCAAGTCAGACTGGTGAATGGAGAGGGTCAGTGCTCTGGCAGGGTGGAGATCTACAATGATGGCGagtggggaacagtgtgtgatgactcctgggacctaaacgatgctgaggtggtgtgtagacaggtgggctgtggcagtgctcaggctgctccaggcagtgcccactctggacagggcagcgggcccatctggttggatgatgtgagctgttctggaaacGAATCCTCCCTGTCACAGTGCCAGCACTCTGGGTTTGGGTCTCACAATTGTATTCACCAGGAAGATGCTGCTGTGGTTTGCTCtg CCGGTGCCCAGGTCAGACTGGTGGGTGGAGATGAtcagtgctctggcagagtagagatctacaatgatggccagtggggaacagtgtgtgatgactcctgggaccttaacgatgctgaggtggtgtgtagacaggtgggctgtggcagtgctcaggctgctccaggcagtgcccactctggacagggcagcgggcccatctggttggatgatgtgagctgttctggaagtgAATCCTCCCTGTCACAGTGCCAGCACTCTGGGTTTGGGTCTCACAACTGTGGTCATCATGAAGATGCTGCGGTGGTTTGCTCTG CCGGTGCCCAAGTCAGACTGGTGAATGGAGAGGGTCAGTGCTCTGGCAGGGTGGAGATCTACAATGATGGCGagtggggaacagtgtgtgatgacttCTGGGACCTAAACgacgctgaggtggtgtgtagacaggtgggctgtggcagtgctcaggctgctccaggcagtgcccactctggacagggcagcgggcccatctggttggatgatgtgagctgttctggaagtgAATCCTCCCTGTCACAGTGCCAGCACTCTGGGTTTGGGTCTCACAACTGTATTCACCAGGAAGATGCTGCGGTGGTTTGCTCTG CCGGTGCCCAGGTCAGACTGGTGAATGGATATGAtcagtgctctggcagagtagagatctacaatgatggcgagtggggaacagtgtgtgatgactcctgggacctaaacgatgctgaggtggtgtgtagacaggtgggctgtggcagtgctcaggctgctccaggcagtgcccactctggacagggcagcgggcccatctggttggatgatgtgagctgttctggaagtgAATCGTCCCTGTCACAGTGCCAGCACCCTGGGTTTGGGATACATGACTGTGGTCATCATGAAGATGTTGCGGTGGTTTGCTCtg GGGACATGGCAGGCTGA
- the LOC133112065 gene encoding deleted in malignant brain tumors 1 protein-like isoform X8 has protein sequence MVISGAALLLLLLSAILTNGPASAQVASGQVRLVNGEGQCSGRVEIYNDGQWGTVCDDTWDLNDAEVVCRQVGCGSAQAAPGSAHSGQGSGPIWLDDVSCSGSESSLSQCQHSGFGSHNCGHHEDASVVCSAGAQVRLVNGEGQCSGRVEIYNDGEWGTVCDDSWDLNDAEVVCRQVGCGSAQAAPGSAHSGQGSGPIWLDDVSCSGSESSLSQCQHSGFGSHNCIHQEDAAVVCSAGAQVRLVNGEGQCSGRVEIYNDGEWGTVCDDSWDLNDAEVVCRQVGCGSAQAAPGSAHSGQGSGPIWLDDVSCSGNESSLSQCQHSGFGSHNCIHQEDAAVVCSAGAQVRLVGGDDQCSGRVEIYNDGQWGTVCDDSWDLNDAEVVCRQVGCGSAQAAPGSAHSGQGSGPIWLDDVSCSGSESSLSQCQHSGFGSHNCGHHEDAAVVCSAGAQVRLVNGEGQCSGRVEIYNDGEWGTVCDDSWDLNDAEVVCRQVGCGSAQAAPGSAHSGQGSGPIWLDDVSCSGNESSLSQCQHSGFGSHNCIHQEDAAVVCSAGAQVRLVGGDDQCSGRVEIYNDGQWGTVCDDSWDLNDAEVVCRQVGCSSAQAAPGSAHSGQGSGPIWLDDVRCSGSESSLSQCQHSGFGSHNCGHHEDAAVVCSAGAQVRLVNGEGQCSGRVEIYNDGEWGTVCDDSWDLNDAEVVCRQVGCGSAQAAPGSAHSGQGSGPIWLDDVRCSGNESSLSQCQHSGFGSHNCIHQEDAAVVCSAGAQVRLVGGDDQCSGRVEIYNDGQWGTVCDDSWDLNDAEVVCRQVGCGSAQAAPGSAHSGQGSGPIWLDDVSCSGSESSLSQCQHSGFGSHNCGHHEDAAVVCSAGAQVRLVNGEGQCSGRVEIYNDGEWGTVCDDSWDLNDAEVVCRQVGCGSAQAAPGSAHSGQGSGPIWLDDVSCSGSESSLSQCQHSGFGSHNCGHHEDAAVVCSAGAQVRLVNGEGQCSGRVEIYNDGEWGTVCDDSWDLNDAEVVCRQVGCGSAQAAPGSAHSGQGSGPIWLDDVSCSGNESSLSQCQHSGFGSHNCIHQEDAAVVCSAGAQVRLVGGDDQCSGRVEIYNDGQWGTVCDDSWDLNDAEVVCRQVGCGSAQAAPGSAHSGQGSGPIWLDDVSCSGSESSLSQCQHSGFGSHNCGHHEDAAVVCSAGAQVRLVNGEGQCSGRVEIYNDGEWGTVCDDFWDLNDAEVVCRQVGCGSAQAAPGSAHSGQGSGPIWLDDVSCSGSESSLSQCQHSGFGSHNCIHQEDAAVVCSGDMAG, from the exons ATGGTGATCTCAGGAGCTGCACTATTACTCCTATTGCTGTCGGCCATTTTAACTAATGGCCCAG CCAGTGCCCAGGTTGCCAGTGGCCAGGTCAGACTGGTGAATGGAGAGGGTCAGTGCTCTGGCAGGGTGGAGATCTACAAtgatggccagtggggaacagtgtgtgatgacacCTGGGACCTAAAcgatgctgaggtggtgtgtagacaggtgggctgtggcagtgctcaggctgctccaggcagtgcccactctggacagggcagcggaccaatctggttggatgatgtgagctgttctggaagtgAATCCTCCCTGTCACAGTGCCAGCACTCTGGGTTTGGGTCTCACAACTGTGGTCATCATGAAGATGCTTCGGTGGTTTGCTCtg CCGGTGCCCAAGTCAGACTGGTGAATGGAGAGGGTCAGTGCTCTGGCAGGGTGGAGATCTACAATGATGGCGagtggggaacagtgtgtgatgactcctgggacctaaacgatgctgaggtggtgtgtagacaggtgggctgtggcagtgctcaggctgctccaggcagtgcccactctggacagggcagcgggcccatctggttggatgatgtgagctgttctggaagtgAATCCTCCCTGTCACAGTGCCAGCACTCTGGGTTTGGGTCTCACAACTGTATTCACCAGGAAGATGCTGCTGTGGTTTGCTCtg CCGGTGCCCAAGTCAGACTGGTGAATGGAGAGGGTCAGTGCTCTGGCAGGGTGGAGATCTACAATGATGGCGagtggggaacagtgtgtgatgactcctgggacctaaacgatgctgaggtggtgtgtagacaggtgggctgtggcagtgctcaggctgctccaggcagtgcccactctggacagggcagcgggcccatctggttggatgatgtgagctgttctggaaacGAATCCTCCCTGTCACAGTGCCAGCACTCTGGGTTTGGGTCTCACAATTGTATTCACCAGGAAGATGCTGCTGTGGTTTGCTCtg CCGGTGCCCAGGTCAGACTGGTGGGTGGAGATGAtcagtgctctggcagagtagagatctacaatgatggccagtggggaacagtgtgtgatgactcctgggacctaaacgatgctgaggtggtgtgtagacaggtgggctgtggcagtgctcaggctgctccaggcagtgcccactctggacagggcagcgggcccatctggttggatgatgtgagctgttctggaagtgAATCCTCCCTGTCACAGTGCCAGCACTCTGGGTTTGGGTCTCACAACTGTGGTCATCATGAAGATGCTGCGGTGGTTTGCTCTG CCGGTGCCCAAGTCAGACTGGTGAATGGAGAGGGTCAGTGCTCTGGCAGGGTGGAGATCTACAATGATGGCGagtggggaacagtgtgtgatgactcctgggacctaaacgatgctgaggtggtgtgtagacaggtgggctgtggcagtgctcaggctgctccaggcagtgcccactctggacagggcagcgggcccatctggttggatgatgtgagctgttctggaaacGAATCCTCCCTGTCACAGTGCCAGCACTCTGGGTTTGGGTCTCACAATTGTATTCACCAGGAAGATGCTGCTGTGGTTTGCTCtg CCGGTGCCCAGGTCAGACTGGTGGGTGGAGATGAtcagtgctctggcagagtagagatctacaatgatggccagtggggaacagtgtgtgatgactcctgggacctaaacgatgctgaggtggtgtgtagacaggtgggctgtagcagtgctcaggctgctccaggcagtgcccactctggacagggcagcgggcccatctggttggatgatgtgaggTGTTCTGGAAGTGAATCCTCCCTGTCACAGTGCCAGCACTCTGGGTTTGGGTCTCACAACTGTGGTCATCATGAAGATGCTGCGGTGGTTTGCTCTG CCGGTGCCCAAGTCAGACTGGTGAATGGAGAGGGTCAGTGCTCTGGTAGGGTGGAGATCTACAATGATGGCGagtggggaacagtgtgtgatgactcctgggacctaaacgatgctgaggtggtgtgtagacaggtgggctgtggcagtgctcaggctgctccaggcagtgcccactctggacagggcagcgggcccatctggttggatgatgtgaggTGTTCTGGAAACGAATCCTCCCTGTCACAGTGCCAGCACTCTGGGTTTGGGTCTCACAACTGTATTCACCAGGAAGATGCTGCTGTGGTTTGCTCtg CCGGTGCCCAGGTCAGACTGGTGGGTGGAGATGAtcagtgctctggcagagtagagatctacaatgatggccagtggggaacagtgtgtgatgactcctgggacctaaacgatgctgaggtggtgtgtagacaggtgggctgtggcagtgctcaggctgctccaggcagtgcccactctggacagggcagcgggcccatctggttggatgatgtgagctgttctggaagtgAATCCTCCCTGTCACAGTGCCAGCACTCTGGGTTTGGGTCTCACAACTGTGGACATCATGAAGATGCTGCGGTGGTTTGCTCtg CCGGTGCCCAAGTCAGACTGGTGAATGGAGAGGGTCAGTGCTCTGGCAGGGTGGAGATCTACAATGATGGCGagtggggaacagtgtgtgatgactcctgggacctaaacgatgctgaggtggtgtgtagacaggttggctgtggcagtgctcaggctgctccaggcagtgcccactctggacagggcagcgggcccatctggttggatgatgtgagctgttctggaagtgAATCCTCCCTGTCACAGTGCCAGCACTCTGGGTTTGGGTCTCACAACTGTGGACATCATGAAGATGCTGCGGTGGTTTGCTCtg CCGGTGCCCAAGTCAGACTGGTGAATGGAGAGGGTCAGTGCTCTGGCAGGGTGGAGATCTACAATGATGGCGagtggggaacagtgtgtgatgactcctgggacctaaacgatgctgaggtggtgtgtagacaggtgggctgtggcagtgctcaggctgctccaggcagtgcccactctggacagggcagcgggcccatctggttggatgatgtgagctgttctggaaacGAATCCTCCCTGTCACAGTGCCAGCACTCTGGGTTTGGGTCTCACAATTGTATTCACCAGGAAGATGCTGCTGTGGTTTGCTCtg CCGGTGCCCAGGTCAGACTGGTGGGTGGAGATGAtcagtgctctggcagagtagagatctacaatgatggccagtggggaacagtgtgtgatgactcctgggaccttaacgatgctgaggtggtgtgtagacaggtgggctgtggcagtgctcaggctgctccaggcagtgcccactctggacagggcagcgggcccatctggttggatgatgtgagctgttctggaagtgAATCCTCCCTGTCACAGTGCCAGCACTCTGGGTTTGGGTCTCACAACTGTGGTCATCATGAAGATGCTGCGGTGGTTTGCTCTG CCGGTGCCCAAGTCAGACTGGTGAATGGAGAGGGTCAGTGCTCTGGCAGGGTGGAGATCTACAATGATGGCGagtggggaacagtgtgtgatgacttCTGGGACCTAAACgacgctgaggtggtgtgtagacaggtgggctgtggcagtgctcaggctgctccaggcagtgcccactctggacagggcagcgggcccatctggttggatgatgtgagctgttctggaagtgAATCCTCCCTGTCACAGTGCCAGCACTCTGGGTTTGGGTCTCACAACTGTATTCACCAGGAAGATGCTGCGGTGGTTTGCTCTG GGGACATGGCAGGCTGA